The Leucoraja erinacea ecotype New England unplaced genomic scaffold, Leri_hhj_1 Leri_269S, whole genome shotgun sequence sequence cacagcaggtagttgaggccagttcattgtctatatttaagagggagttagatgtggcccttgtggctaaaggggtcagggggtatggagagaaggcagggatgggatactgagtcggatgattagccacgatcatatcgaatggcggtgcaggctcgaagggccgaatagcctattcctgcacctattttctatgtgtctatgtttctatgagattgtccagcatttttgtctgccttcgattttccagcatctgcagttctttcttaaacaattcatTGAAGCATGTAAGTTTGTGAGCTAATTTGTTTTTCTCCGAGAAAATGCAACTAACAATGTTAATGGTTTGAGCTATTTTTAGATTCAATGGCGTCATCTAATATAAGGAGATGTACTGCAGTATTAATTTCACAACCGGCATTTTAGCAGGACGTCGTTCTAACGGATTATGCACGCGCCTGGGAATGGACCTGTCTTCGCTATTTATTATTCTGCCCTTGCTGCTTTCGGCGTTCCAGGTGAAGAGTGAAAATAGACTAAACGCGGACAAAACACGTATAACCGTTCGTTGCTGAGTATTTTGATTGttcaatatatttttttcatGATTTCTTTTCAGCTACCTACAGAGTGTTTCGACGACGAAGTGTATTCCTTCGATTtttagggcctgttccacactacaaggtaattcaagagttctcccgagattcacctgattcgaactcggagaattatggtaacagccgctcgtaggtattcggggctctcgtggacatttttcaacatgttgaaaaatcttcacatgtcttcacgagttaccgcgttccccgagtacctgccgttagcgttacgagctgctaagagacgtcccgacctcagacgtacccgctacgtacattctacgtacttacaacgagtttgattgttttaagagctcttgaattacctcgttgagtgggacaggccctttactattttAGGTCCCAATGTTAACTTCATTATATATTACTTGACCAGTTTCTGAAGGCTGATTTAAAAATATTCTCTGATGCACGCAGTTTGGTGCAAGGCACGCACTTTTCGTTCAACGTCGCGTCACATTCAAACGTTTTTACGTctaatgtttatttttgaaattactTTTATCCTGTATATTTTCTTTGGCGACACAAGGGGCTGTAAATACTGGAATCTTGCAGCAAAACATAAAGTACCGGAGTGATTTAGCTaggcggcagcatctgtggaggtaatgaaTGGGCAACGTATCTGAACCCTTTTATCGACCATGAgacctgggatgtcagcactttcatatgaagaaagactggatagactcggcttgtagtcgctagaacttagaaggttgagggaggatcttatagaaacttacaaaattctaacggggttagacaagctagatgcaggaagattgttcccgatgttgggaagtccagaacaaggggtcacagttgaaggataagggggaatcttttaggaccgagatgagaacaacattttttacacagagagtggtgaatctgtggaattctctgttgaagcgagttaattggctatatttaagagggagttagatgttgcccttgtggctaaagttttcagggggtatggagagaaggcaggtacaagatactgagttggatgatcagccatgatcatattgaatggcggtgcaggctcgaagggccgagtggcctactcctgcacatattttatgTTTCTACGTTAAGAGACTTCTCCCAGTAAGCTTCGTGGGGTGGGGTTAGGGATGCGATAAGCAGAACAAGGGCACAGAGGACACATGGGTGAGTGATCCACCCGCGACAGCATGGGGAGCTACGTTTACTGAATAAAGGACATTCTGGATAatctgaagtgaaatgcttcgGCGTGGAAGCAGATGCGGCGGTATTCGAGAGCAAGGGATGACATTCTTACAAGTGGCAGGACAGGAGGaaggtctgaagatgggccccgacccaaaatgtcgccgaTACGTTCTCCCTTACTCACCAAAGATTAttgcccgacccgctgtgttactccagctctttttgtTTTCTAGTGTATTTCTTTCATTTTGTACTTTGATTAAAATATGATAACTATCACAGATATTGTGACTGTCTAATGTAAACCATAAATGCGGCATCGTATTGATACATTTCTTATCCAGAGCAGATTGGATCTCTATTTCACCAAGCTCTCCGACTTGTTGATTATCACAACTTTTTTTGAATTGTAGTTCTTATTGTAATCAATACATTTTCAGGCGCTTTATTGTCACGAGCCCAGTACCTATCTCATGCATTGCGACGTAATTACACGAACTGAACTCTGAAATCGGTGCATTAATGCAGAGAGTCATGATCTTTATTTCGGCTATGAATCCTATCCGTATACCAAATGGTTTTGTAGTAATGTTTGTTAACTCGCTTTAGTAACGATATTAACCCACCCCCTCCACGTGGAAACTTCTACTGCAAAGGATGTCGTGTTTGAAATTGGAAGTTGAGAGGCTGCAATTTTCCACTCAGAAACTGGCTGGAATTGTAAAgtatgataacattgaactattgtgaacgggtgGTTGGCGTGATTGGTGGGATGAACGGGCTTTTTCCAGGTTGTAGCTCTGATATATACTGGACGACGAAACATGAGATAGAAAATATCTTGAAACATTTGCCAACGTTCATGTTTGCGAGACCTCTTGGGCCACCGCCACGCCCTTCATCGAAGGAGTCGTTCTGTCAGATTTATCCGCGACACCCCATCACTGGTGGTAGTTTTTTACAAGAAAACAATCTATCTTCATTATGTGTTTCCATGTAAACTGGTTACATTCCATGGACTGTCTGCTGATGTATGAAATTATTCTTACACGATATGCGATAATGGGTCTCGTATCACACGCATGAAGAGAATTAGTTGATTATACGCGCGAAGTTTGAATTATTTTTATGTCGTTTGTGTGCAGCTCAAGTCAATGGGCGAATTTAAGACGGAAGTCGACACAATCCGGAATAGtaagtgtgtcaagggttatggggagaaggcaggtgaatgagtTTGAGcagtaaagatagatcagccactatTCAATGGTCGAATAGACAGGATCTGACAGCAATATTAGAAGTCGTTGCATTTTCTAGCGGCGAAGCTAATTATTAATTAgcttacagagaaagattgaacaagttaggtctttattctctggagcgcaggaggctaagggggacttgatagaggtatttaacatgatgagaaggatagacatagttgacgtggataagcttttcccattgagagtaggggagattcaaacaagaggacatgacttgagaaataagggatagaagtttaggggtaacatgagggggaacttctttactcggagcgTGGTAGCTGTGAGGaattagcttccagtggaagtggtggaggcagtttcgattttataatttacaaataaattggataggtatatggacgggaaaggaatggagggttatggtctgagtgcaggtagatgggactagggcaaaataagtgttcggcacggactagaagggccgagatggcctgtttccgtgctgtaattgttatatgttatacgttatatgttatatgttatatgttatattaatATCCCGGTCTCTCCCTCTGTTCTGCAGCGAATTTGGTGACGATTGCGATTCTATCCAAAGGAAGATGCGGCCTCTCCAAATGTATCACTCGCTACCTGGTATCCATGGCGGTGATGGATTTCCTGGTCATCATCACCGCCGTGATCCTAAGCCGGCTTCGGGCTATTTATTTCCCGAACACAGTCCTGTCTACCATTCCGACCTGCAAGGTCCTTATTGTCCTCAGCTGGATTTCAAAAGACGCTTCCGTCTGGTTGACGGTCGCTTTCACGTTCGATCGGTTCATCGCCATTTGCTGTCAGAAACTGAAACTAATATATTGCACTGAGAAAATCGCGGCGGGTGTTATTGCAACGGTCTGCGCGTTAGGCTGTTTGAAGAACGCcccattttattttatatatgAGCCAGTCTACATAATTGATAATATACCCTGGTTCTGTACCATAAAAGATTCATACTACACTTCAATTGCATGGATAGTGTACGATTGTCTACACCGCGTTTTGAACCCATGCCTCCCGTTCCTACTAATTCTGTTGCTCAATGTTGTGACGGTCAGACACATTCTAGCTGCCAGCGCAGCCCGCAAGAGGCTCCGGGCCCAGACCAACGGTGGAAAACAAAGTGACCCGGAAATGGAGAGTCGGCGGAAGTCGATCATTCTACTCATGGCGATCTCGGGCAGTTTTATGCTGTTGCGATTGACCTACGTCGCAAACTTCCTCTTTGTGCAAATTACAAGCAGCGGTTATGCAACCCGTTCCAATTCCAACGACCCCAGGTTTATTCTCCAAGAAAGTGGATACATGCTGGAGATACTAAGTTCTTGCACCAACTCGTGCATTTACGGGGGGACACAGACTAAGTTTAGAGAGCAGCTGCAGGAAGTGGTTAAGTATCCTTTCTATCTAATTCGCAAGCGGTTAAAATAGACTGAACACATTTATCTCTAAAACAACAATGAGGATTGTCAGTGAAACGGAGCTTGAGAGCTATATTCTATTTTCCGTCCTTATTGTTAACGTGAGCTGGTGATGTATGCTATGTACCCCGTCCTCGCGGGCACACCAATGCAAGTTTACATCTCAGGGTCTAaacatctgaaataaaagtaTATACAATTCGAAGTTTCTTTCCTGTTCATGCTGTTACGAGGGTATtcagatgccaagttaaagtcaCATCCTCTTTCTCCGTGTGATTCATACCTCTActttcctagaaacatagaaacatagaaaataggtgcaggagtatgctatTCGGTagttcgagcctacaccgccattcaatatgatcatggctgatcatccaactcagtatcccgtacctgccttctccccacatcccctgatccctctagccacaagggccacatctaactccttcttaaatatagccgattaactaccttctgtggcagagagttccagagattcaccactctctgtgtgaaaaatgtttttctcatctcggttctaaaggatttcccctctatccttaagctgtgaccccttgtcctggacttccccaacatcgggaacaatcttcctgcatctagcctgtccaatcccttaagaattttgtaactttctataagatcccccctcaatctcctaaattttagcgagtacaagccgagtctatccaatctttcttcataagaaagtcctgaaatcccaggaatcagtctggtgaaccttctctgcactatggcaataatgtcctccctcagatttggaaaccatacccatttccttgcatatccacgtgTCTATCTACAACCATCTTGTACGTCACTATCTGATTTGCCTCGAACAGCCccttggcagcgcgttccaggcacccgccgtCCTCTGTattaacccccacccccccatctctgATAAATATTGCCCCTCCCATCCTCAAGCTGTGCTGTATAGCCGTTAACATTTAcacccagggaaaaaggttctgactgtcagccCTTTCTACTCCTATCAGGTCTCTCCCGAGCCACCGACGTTCAAGAGATGCCAATCCAAATTGGTCCAATCTACTCTTGTAGCTAAAACCCTCTAGTCCATTCTAGCAAACCTCACCTGCACCCACTCTTAagcctccctctctttcctgaaATGGGGCGGCCTGCACTGCACGCAATACCCCAACATAGACACAACAAGCGgcacaagcagcaactctggagagaaggaatgggtgacgtttcaagacccttcttcagacatgacttGCAattttttatactcaatgcccagacCGTTGAAGGAATTCATGCTCTGCTTGTAACAGTCATAAATTAACCTGCTGGTTATATCTGATTTTCTGTTTGATTTTGTTATTTTCTGAATCTGTGGTTATTCGCTTTATAACGCGAAAAATGATTGTGTAGAGAGCGTGAGCAATATGTATTGTGTGAGACATTACCCAGTGTAATATGCACTCTGTCAACGTCTACTACTGCAGAAAGTGAGATCGACCCGTCCGCATTTACCTCAGCATTCAAACCTGATAAATTTCCTCCAAGTCATAATTTAATGTGCAACTTACACTGGAAGTGTACAACATAACATACGTCGAGACGTAGCCCACAGGGCTGGGCCTGGGACTGGGGACATGTAACCACACGTTTGACATAACATTGTAAGTGATGAAATCGTTCATTTTAATAATAATCTGACCTGCTCCGCCTGGGTCGACGGAacccgcggctggggcctgggccGGTGGCAACAGTCGAGAGGTCGGTGCGACGTTCGATGAGGGCGCCGGCCTGTGCACGAGGATGGACCACGTGGGAATGTGGACGATGCTGCTTGGGGGATGAcgaaggaggacccggcgtggcaGGACCGCcgtgaagcggggggggggggggggcggagaagaatggaggacccggcgtgtgtgtgtgtgtgtgtgtgtgtgtgtgtgtgtggggggggggggttgtaagagaacaaagggggacctggcgtggaTGTAACTTTGGCGGCGtctctttatgtggcgactattgcataccttttcacagtgacttgtcacatgaCAACAAAGTATTCATTGATTGATCGATCGTCgattgatggattgattgattggtccATTGATCGATTGATGATTCAATCATTCAAATAAAAGGAACGGAAATGTAAATAGCATGATCTACGATCCCAGGAGAAACGTCAGAGAGCTTTGTTGAATATCTATCCGCGCATCGTTTGGAAAACATTGCAAACATCCGTAAAATTCAGGCTGCATTTAAAATGatttgatgtgtaggaaagaactgcagatgctggtttaaatcgaaggtagaaacaaaatgccggagtacctcaccaggacatgcagcatctctgcagagaaaaaaatatatttttgatttgAGAATATTACCAGTGTAGTACAGGGGAAAGAGCAGCTTGAATGTGTCCCAATGGAAAGAGAGTGgaatagatttacgaggatgttgcaaggactcgaGGGCATGAGCTACATGGAGAGATTGGGGAGACTGCGACTTTACACGATGCAGTGCAGGCGGCTGAGTGTTGATCCAAACgtgatgtacaaaatcacgagtggAAGGGACAGGGCGAATCGACAAAGCTTTACGGGGTAGGGGAATCGAAACAAGGAGGGATAGTTTTagggtgagatttaataggaagttgGGCGGCATTTTTGCTCCCAGATTGTGGTGGGCTTATGGACCGACCTGCCAGGGGAGGAGGTCGTGGAGGCAACGACTACAACATTTCAAACGGATTTGGACAATGGGGTGCACAggaaaggatatgggggaaaacagGCAAATGCGACTATCTTATAAGGGGTATCTTTGTCGACTTGGGCTAACTGGGCCGAAGGGATTATACCGGCTGGTGTGGCTCTGATGCATTTGCGCCTACAACATGGTTTAACCATGCTACTCGCGGGATATTATTGTGCAAGGGTAAACACATGAGATCGACAATAATGCACATAATGGCAGTTTTACGACATTCTCAAACATCGATAGCCATTACTCCTCGGCAATGGTTGGGAGGTATACTTTACGCACTCACGACACATTTAAGATAGTAAAAACGAATCTTCCAAacgttgtttcttgattaattagaCTTTCATTGAAGTAGTGCATAACAAATAAACAATCCGTCACTTCCCGTTCTTAATCGCTGTTCCATTCATGTCACATAAATCATATGAAATGTCTTCCTATAAAAATATGTAGTCTCATCCACTTGTACGTGTCGTGAGCATGTCATGTGTGTGTGGTAAAACAACTGTATTCTCACCATCCTTCCGAGACCCAACTGACACCTAATCAATGAGTCTGCTCTAGTGTCTTCTAGAAATAGACACACCCCTACAacgtatcaaatcccacctacaaaagtacagccaaataaaaactgaaatattAAAATTGTTAGACATCGCTATAATATCCTGACTTAGGCGTAATTACACCTACAATGTAGTTATGTGCAGAGGGGAAACAAAGAGAAACAAAGAGGAGGATTACGACTATTTTACTGAGTGATGGCGAATGACTATTTGTAGGATGTTACAACATTTTCAGTTCTCAAACACCAAGCctataatttatcccatcagataaagcttaaaaataactttaatttgatacccaaTCCACTTTCATATCTCCAGTATTAAAAAAGTCGAGGTCACtttcatactaggaaattagcatcttgttccctattgcttttccattgacttaacacagaatctgtgatcgaggacagtcaattgacataaaagccaatgactttcttaaaaattaagagaactgattgaaattttcagttattatagactgAAGCTTTCGaaaacaaatatgatacatcttacttggatggcctgaaattaaagtatataattagttatttACCTAATTTCGCAGCTAAATACAAAATTAACCGTTGTGCCGGGAATTAATTGTCTTATTACCCATTTCGCCTCGAGGTTGTTTAGGTATTTAAAATCCCGCGGACCAAATCAGTTTCCTGTCCTGTTTGTCATGCCTACGGGGATTGAGGGGCAGGGGATGTTAGGACACCTGCATTGGTACCGCTACCTGCCCAGGATTCGAGTCTCGGTCGCGTTTATCATTGAGTTTCAGtctgagttcagtttatttttgGATATACGATTCTATCAACGTCCTGACAGTGTACCGTATTTACAAATATTTTCGGTATTAACACCATACACTTGTCAACAGGGCGACGTGATGAAAATTAGTTACTTTGATGTTCATTATTTCACAACACCGTTGGACATTATTTTATAAAGAGGCTGTTAAACATTTTAGTGTCGCCGAGCATAAATCTGCATAACCCAGTCACGCTGGTGAAGAGGATATGGAATGCATCCAGCCCGTTCTACAAACCAAATTGTCAATGCCTTATATTTAATGCTGGGTTTCTGCCTGAAGCGAGCCTTTGCGGTGGCGCGGATGTCAATGTTCAGCGCTGGCTCTATGCTGTTCATCGGATCAACGCCAGCATAGCTTGGACGAATAAAGTTCCCAACGGGGAAATCTACTGGCTTGCTACGTTTATCTTAATACGCAACTCAAGCGCGAGCAATTCGGCGGAACTTTAGTTTCCCCCTGAGTCAGTGAACCTGTCAATTCAGGGAACTTATCAATGGACAACAGATGGTTTCTTACGAATAATACTCAAATAACACACAGACAAATCTGAAATCGAGGACGACTCTATTTTGGAATTGTGTACTGTCAGCGTCTAACGCTTATTTCGTACCCGGCATTATTGCCACAAGGCTATATCATCATTAGGCTTACTGCAGATAGCACACATTAACCTAAAGCGGACAATCATatatgaagtccagaacaaggggtcacagtttaaggataagggggaaatcttttaggaccgagatgagaaaaatatttttcacacagagagtgttgaatctctggaattctctgccacagtaggtagttgaggttcattggctatatttaagagggagttgtggctaaagggatcagggggtatggggagaaggcaggtagaggatactgagttggatgatcagccatggtcatattgaatggtggtgcagactggaagggctgaatggccgactgcacgtattttctatgtttctatgaatgaacaGCCTGCATACGGTTACAAGGAAGTAAACtctttattttttatgtttacaATTACCATGTAATGTAGGGGCGGGCATTGATTTTCTTGCCACTTACTTGATTTTCTTAATCAAGTTGAAAGGGTATGTGACCGCATTTTTCAACTGCTCTCTGAATTTGGTCTGCGTCCCCGCATAAATGCACGAATTGGTGCAGGAACTGAGAAGCTCTAGCATATATCCGCTTTCTTGAAGAATAAACCTCGGGTCAGTGGAATTGGAACTGTTGGCATAGTTGTTGCTCGAAAACTGCACAAACAGAAAGTTGACAACGAACGTCAGGCGCAGCAACAGGAAACTACCCGAGATGGCGAAGAGTAAAATGATGgacttcctcctgctctccatctctggATCTCTCTGGTTGTCTCCATTGCTCTGGGCCCGGAGCCTCTTGCGGGCTCCACTGGCCGCCAAGATGTGTCTCACTGTCAGAGCGTTAAGTAACAAAATCAGAAGGAAAGGGAGACATGGGTTTAATATACGATGCAGCCAGTCATAAACTCGCCAGGAAGTTGAAGTATAATAGATTTCTTTTATGCTGCAATACCAGGGCACCTTATCGATAATATACACGGGCTCATAAACAAAGTAGAGCGGTATGTTTTTGAAACAGACAAGGGCGCAGATTACTCCAATAACTGCAGCCGCCGTTTTCTCCGTACAATAACCGTGTTTCAGTCGCTGGCAGCAAATGGCGATGAACCGATCGAAGGTGAACGCGACAGTTAGCCAGACGGACGTGTCTTTGCAAGCCCAGCTGACTGCAATAACGACACTGCAGGCGGGATTTGTTGCCAAGAAACTAAGCGGGAAATAAATTGGTCGCAGCCGGGTCAATATCACGGCTGCGAGAATGACCAGGAGATCCGTCACCGCCATGAACACCAGGTAGCGAgtaatgcatttggaaaggccGCATCTTCCCTGGGAGAGAATCACGATCGTCACCATATTGGCtgtgaaacaaacaaaaatacgATGGAGTTATTCATCATAATTCCGGCCGCGTCCCCAGTTTTTATCGGAACGTAGAAACGAAATGCGATCCTGGTGAAATTTGCTGTGGTTGAAAAATAATACTCGCGAGGCTTTttgcgccgccccccccccccccacatctcttttTCAGCTTCCTCTTCCCCCGACAATCAGATGaaagaagagtcctgacacgAGACTTTCGCCCCTCCACGTCCttcatagacgctgcctgacccgtttatcAGTTAAAATGACCACACCGAATGGAAACGTTGCCACATAGCTTAACTTAGTAGTATTTGGTTTTAAATGTTTATGGTTTAGAACGGAAGAAATGGAGAAAACATGTAATTAATATTAAATTAGGAAAATGCATACATTCCAAAGCAAACAGTGGAACCTGACTCAGGTAACCAATGACAAACATGAATAACATTCTCTGGTGATAATAGACCAACCTAATAGTTGCCTACATTTGCCATGACCTATCGAGGCACAAGATAAAaacctatgcccctgtcccacttaggaaacatctggagactttgcgccccacccaatgtttccgtgcggttcccggaggtttccggaggttttttgtcagtctacctgcttccactacttgcaacctccggcaaccacctgcaacctccgggatctTGCAAACAGCCCCGAACATTGAAGCGTTCTCCATTGTCATCCTGACACTTTTctatttgcactttctctgtctatgcaacactatattctgcactctgctattTTGTTTTCCTGAGCACTAACTATTTATTGTACACTTGAACGATATGAGTTGCCTGCATATCATTGCATCACAAATTATTCCACTGTATCTCCATACACGGCAATAATATACATATACCTATAATATATCAATACCAGTAAATGTTTCCCTGCATCTCGGTAAACGCGACAATGCACTAAACTCAAATACTGATACCGATTAAGTTACTTTCCTTTCGATGTGGGGAGAGGTTGGCTTTGCCGGAGAGAATTATCCCGTTTGGTTTGTAATGACCTCATCGGATTCTGGACGTAAATAAGTGGACCGGCTTCAGTTTAACGTCATACAGGAAAAGGAACATATGGAAGCTGCTTTGTCAAAAACAAATACAAACTGTTATTTTAAaaatgagaagaagggtctcgaccggaaaagtcacatattccctttctccagagatgttgcctgaccggctaacttactccagccttttgtaccagtctttggtttaaactagcatctgcagttcctcccttcatGGACATGCGAAGTCTGATACAGAAAATTCGTTTAAAGCACGAAGACCGCATACGATggcggtacacaaaaaggctggagaaactcagcgggtgcagcagcatctctgaagcgaagggaataggcaatgttttgccaCTCAAATAAGTGCATATTCCAATGCCTGCATTTGTTACCTGCAGAAATATTCGAACGAATGTCAATCTGAAAACGGAATAGTATAAGTGAATGCATTCTCCGTGTTGAGGCACTAGATTGTACCCATTAAAATGTTAACGCGAGCAAAGATTGGGGAATCTGGGCGTCGATTACAAAATAAGGCAGGTGAAAGGAAAATACAATTTCAAattaacaaagcttttcactgtacgtgacAATATATAAACGTATCTAACCGTTCTAACGAGGGACCTGCAACTGGATGTAACACTGTTTAACTTCGGTTTCCGCTATGCGTTTACTGGGAAGATTTACCTGGCAAGCCAAACGCCGCAAGAGTCGTGTAATACACGGCAAAGATTGGTGCATTTCCAGGCGCGTGCATTTTCTTTGGAAAGACCTGCTGATAACGTGCCAATAGCTACTGAAAATACTTATGATGTACTATTTATACCCGGCACCAATCTCAACGTCTGTAGGTAACTTGCATCATCAGAATTGTTAATTGACATTTTCTGAATAAACAAGTTAAG is a genomic window containing:
- the LOC129693364 gene encoding probable G-protein coupled receptor 139 yields the protein MHAPGNAPIFAVYYTTLAAFGLPANMVTIVILSQGRCGLSKCITRYLVFMAVTDLLVILAAVILTRLRPIYFPLSFLATNPACSVVIAVSWACKDTSVWLTVAFTFDRFIAICCQRLKHGYCTEKTAAAVIGVICALVCFKNIPLYFVYEPVYIIDKVPWYCSIKEIYYTSTSWRVYDWLHRILNPCLPFLLILLLNALTVRHILAASGARKRLRAQSNGDNQRDPEMESRRKSIILLFAISGSFLLLRLTFVVNFLFVQFSSNNYANSSNSTDPRFILQESGYMLELLSSCTNSCIYAGTQTKFREQLKNAVTYPFNLIKKIKPAPSSNVAPTSRLLPPAQAPAAGSVDPGGAGQIIIKMNDFITYNVMSNVWLHVPSPRPSPVGYVSTYVMLYTSSR